TTACATAGGAACTAACCTCTCTACTGGATACATCCACCGATAATGTACTGGGCCACTAGTTTTTACTTCTTCTACAAGATGCACGATAAGGTGTACCATGGCTGTGAAGAATGATGGATGAAAAATCATCTCCATACGACACAGGGTGTGAACAACATGATTTTAGAGTTCATCAAGTTGTAGAGGGTTAACGGCTTTCCCACAGAGTGCTCGGAAAAATGATGAAAGATCGGCAATTAAGTACCCACATTGGCAGGTAGTGTATTCTTGACCAGAATTGAAAGCAAATGTTCTATCAGAACGTGACAATCATGACTTTTCAAACCATACAACTTACGCTGTCGCAAGTCAACACAACGCATAATGTTGCTTGAATAACCATCTGGAAAGATGACATGTTGAAGAGTCTTCAGAAATATATCCTTTTGtgcatttgacatggtaaaaACTGTAGAAGGATATTTTCCACCATCGCGCGGCCACAACTCTGACCTTATGCCCATGTATTGTAAATCCTTTCGAGTTTTCATATTGTCCTTTGACTTTCCACTATCGTTTAATATAGTGAACACTATGTTATCGCAGACATTTTTTTCTATGCGCATTACATCTAGGTTATTACGTAGCATATTTTCTTCCCAGTATAGGAGTTCGAAGAAAACACTGTTCTTCTTCCAATTTGATTCACCCATGTTGGCATCTTCaccattttatcttttttgtcctATGACGTTTGTCATCTTTCCAAATGACACGTGAACATTTGATTGTTGTCTTAGGATATCTGTTCCAGACAACATCTTTGGGGATCCCTATTTTCTACTTGTCCGTCAAATCTTAACTGGTCCAGTCTAAATTTATGACCCTGACTTAGAAACCGACGATGACCCATAAACGCCATTTTTGACTATACGTCAATTGATGTGCCTTAGCATCAAAATTACAAATAGGTCATGCTAACCCGCTGTGCATATTCCACCCTGATAAGTTTTCCAATCCTGAAAAATCGCTAATAATCCACATCAATGCCGCAAACATCTTGAAAGTGCTTTTCTTGTTAGCGTCGTACATTTCTACCCTATCCCATAATTGCTTCAACTCATCAACTGGGGGCTGCAAGTAAATATCTATGTCATTTTCTGGCATTTTAGGCCCAGGAATAATCATAGATAGGATAAACGAGGTCTGGTTCATGCAAAGCCATGGAGAAAAGTTGTACGGGATAAGAATAACCGGCCAAATAGAATACTTTGTGCTCATGTTCCCAAAAGGATTAAATCCATCGCTAGCTAAGGCCAGGCGAACACTATGTGGGTCTGATGAAAAAGAAGGATTTTTCTCATCAAATTTTTTCCAAGTAATAGCGTCCCTAGGATGCCTCAAGAAATCGTCACTATTGTGACCTCCTTATGCCACAACATGTCTTTAGATGTTTTGCTGCACATGAATAACCGTTGCAGTCGCGGTATGAGCAGAAAGTACCGAAGAGTCTTTGCTGCTATTGGTTTTCCATTTCTCCTGACTTGAGTTTTTAGCTTGAGAACAGAACCCTTCCGCGTCTTTTGCTTCCATCTTGAAGTCCCGCAGCATTTGTACCTTGTCAAATTCTTGATCATCACCCCGGTATAACATGCAATCGTTTGGACATGCATCTATTTTCTTGTATTCAATACCCAGCTTCCTAATAATCTTTTTGGCCTTATAGAATATTATCTGAAGTTTAGCGTGCTCAAAAATATCTCGCAACAAATCTAGGATCATTGACATCGCCTTGTCACTAACACCACACATGCACTTTATATGGTAAAACTTTACTAGAAATGATAGCTTCGAGTATTTTGAATATTCGGGATATAGTTCTTGCTCTCCGTCTGCAAGTAAATCATTAAAATTTCTTGTGGCACGACTTGGCCCGTCATATAAATTCGGAAATTCTTGTTCATCATCGTCAACATCTTCATCCATTGTGGTGTCATCGGTGACGTGTGGAATTGAGAATTCAAATGCCTCGTTGACCATTTGCGTCATTGGATTTACTTGGGAGAGTGGATTATCTTTTATGCACGTACACCTTGTGCCCTCGTCAGAGGGTTTTTCACCGTGACGAATACAGATAGTGTTTCCGGGAGAAACGGCCTCATCAACAGGTGGTCGTACGTATCTTCTCTTATTTGCATATAAGTTGAGAGCCACACTTTGAAAAAGGACATTTTATCATTCCATCGGACGATGCATTAGCAAATGCGAAGTCTAAAATATTATTCAATCCTTAATTATATTTTGCATTGTCTCATAGCTCTAAAATCCAACTTTTGTCCATAtctaatataaaataacaaaattttatagTTCTTAATGTAAAACATACGAACTATTGGAATTATAACTATTTTCGTAAACAATGACAATATATTAAACACATagctaatttaaaaaaaacacaAGATAAATATTAACATTGATTTATGTATTTAACTCACACTCTGTGAATTTTTtcaaccatttttatttttaaatattaaaattttggactTGAATTTCAATACATTCTTCCAAATTAGTAATCTTATTGTCTTATTTATATAAGGTAAATTCACATcgtcattattatttattattctcatGGTATCTACTATGAGGTAGAACGTTAGTACGTTAATTAATACTAGTAAAATTAAATGgagttatctatttatttatttgtttgtaatttttatatttgtttgtaataacaagataatctttattttataattttttgctattatcctaattttttaaattttgcctACTGATTCGTAATATCTAGGGCAGACCACATAAAGTACGTTTGACAATTATGTTAATAGTTGATATTTTGCATATATTTTTTCTCCTCAAATTGTTTACTTGATTCACATGGATATGCTGGTTATTATTggtcttaataatttttttcgtaattttattatcatcattaataactttttattatattttaaccatttttattttttgttattttaatttttaatttttttgttaatgtgaattattgattttgttaaaagtacaaaataaataaataaaaacagtcTATGCATAACAATAGAGTCACAAGTAACATAATTTTATcgctcaaaataaaattaaattaaataataccgCGAGTTTTAGTATAACTATAAATTCATTTTTGTTTGATattgtaaaatttataaattaaactcTTGTGTATAGTTtactattctaattttttttataatgtgtGAAATTGTTCATATTAACCAtgatcaattaaataaaaaattaagtatagTGTAAAAAATTAGAACCCAAAATACCCATGCAAATAAAGTTATTGAGAgtactaaaaaaaatactaatttaagtttattttttataatgtaacaaataattattaacatTTACTACAAACAGAAAAATTATTGACTTTTATGTTATCTTTAATtggctaaataaataatattataaaattgaaaaattattgaCGTATTAAAATAGAGTACTATAAAGTAACAAAAAaagaatactataaaaaatattaaaagactaaatatatttaaaaaatattattataatttaattttataattctttAGTTATTAACTAATTATAATGCAATaagtgattttaattaatattactaaaaaaatatgcaTTCTACCAACATAAAACATATTTTgctataataaatcataaatttgTTTATATACTCAAATCTCTCATCAAAACTttgtattttacaaaaaattattaaattaaatctcTCATAAATTAAGCTAACATCCACTTAACATATAAAATGATATATTAGATTCagattagtttaaattaaaaaactataaaaataaaaaactattattcaacttattattattattattattattattattattattattattattattattattattattattattattattattatctcatATGTAATTTTCATACACAatttttgataataaaattatttcatacacaatttttgataataaaattattttatattaaattatttaaattaagagaagaaaactGCAtattaaattgaaaacaaaatctctaaACTATTATAGTTCATCATCAGTTATGATTCTAATGAAACTTTTGGCACTTAGTGAAGAAATTGAAGACAAAAAAATGAGTCAATCACTTTCAACAAACTAGTTCTGAgattgaaagaaagaaaacctaagaaaaaagTAAAATGGACCTGCCGCTTAGAAGAAGCATAGTGGCAATTCGTACGTATTACACGTCTCTCTCTCAATTTTATTATCATTtgtcaaataaataaacaaattccTATTTTATGATAAACATCATACATCATCAATTTATCCTCGAACATAAATCCAAAAGCAACCTCCTCCCAGTTTTAATTTGATGTGATCGTAATCAAACTTCATGATTTCCAAGAAGTTTATGAATCGTAATAATCTTCATTCCGACGTATGCATTGTTGCACTTACCACGTGATACAGCTATATATGATATGTAGGGTGTGCATGTCTTTTCTGAATGAAATAGGTCAACGAAAGAGCGAAAGAAGCATGGGTTATGTTGAATAAATAGTTGTCTAGGTggaatgaaaaataagaaaaccaaaacaaaaattttgaaggTAAAAAATAGAGAACTAGTTGACCTGTAAATGGATATATATTTTATCCTAGTACTCCATATTCATAACTgatgtaattattataattataatcatcatagaatatgctatatataataaataagaagatatataatagattatatattataaattatttattatctataatCTATATTGTTCGGTTGTCGGATTCCGGACAGGTCGGGTATACAGGTGGAAAGATGGGTAGGTGAGGACGCCTTAACTTGGGTCGCACTGGTAGCGGACTAGCCGAGCTGGCGAGCACTTGAGCTGGTGAATGGAcgagggggggtgccacctgcaaagacactccgacgcctaAGTCAGAAATCGTACAAGCAGGGGAAGGGATGTGTAaggtgacgtacctcgggggaagagccaatcttccccttatatacatgtcagtagtgggcccccTTATGGGACAGGCCCATATTTCCAAGGACGCTGTCCTGCGGCCGTGTGTGCGCCGtacaggacgcgtgtccgggtcggttggaGGGCGTCTATCCGGGTCGGGTACTGCTTGGGTCGGGTCGGCCCAAAGCTGATTCTGGGccgggccgtaacagtgcccccacgcgccaATGGTAGTCGTGGAAGCTACCAATGGCGTGTCGTCTTGCACCTCGTCTGGTCGGCCGCTCGTGGGGAGGGTGTGCCCCCAACGCGCGTCTCTTGATTGCTCAGACAACCGTTCCATCGCTTCGTTTCCTGCGCCGAGCATTGAATGCTCATAATGGGGTAAAAACCCCGTTTGAAAAGACTATTTTGCCCTTAGCAGTTTCGCGCTTTGGGGGCCGTTTTTAAACGATTGATTTTGATGTTTCTATACTTTTTTACACTCCCTgctcttccttccttccttcctgCTACAAGATTTCAAGGTGTTTGCTGTGGTGCCTCCGTTCCTGCATTTTCTCCAGATTCGCAATCATCCTTCTTCCCTCAATTTAGGTAAATCTCGAATCATTCCCCTCTTTATGCATTATTTTTGGTATGCTTGTTGCCTTGGTTCTTTGGGTGTTACTGTTCAACTTTTTAGTCACGAGTAGCCATTTTAGTCTTGTTTGGTCTTAGTCGGGAAGTCGTGAGGGCGGTGTGTGTGTTCGGCTTGAGCAACCGATCTCTTAGACTAACTGGATGGTACCCCCATGTAGGTATGGCTCGCACGGTCTCCCGGGCATCCGTTAACCCCGCGGCGTACGACCAATATGCTTGGGTCATTTCCGATATAAGGGAATCACCCAACCAAATGGGCGAGGAGGAGCTCACCGAGTTCCGACAAGCCGGGTATTTGTGTGGCGGGACTGATGAGGAGGCCAATTACGACGCCTTCGTCCCGGCTGCTCACGAGCGGTTGTATGAAATCAACTTCCAAACCCGCCAGGTcgccgactggatttggttctaCAAGGCCATGTTCACTCAAGTCGGAGTTCGCATTCCGTTCTCAGCCTTTCAAATGGCGCTCTTAAACCGAATTTCTGTGTCACCGTCGCAGTTGCATCCAAACAGTTGGGCTtcgatccgctgtttcgagatggtttgtgaatatctTGACCTGCCGGTGTCTGTAGatgtcttcctctttttcttcacCCTCACGAACCCTTCCAAGGAGGGGAAACATAAGAAAGGGTTTATGTCCTTCCGGGCTGCTCAGGGTCGGAAGATTTTCGGCTTGTTCGAAGATTCTTACCATGGGTTTAAGGACAAATATTTTAAGGTCCGTCCGGCCAAAGGTCGTCACCCCTTTTGGTTGTCTTTGGAGGGGGTAAGGCTCATCCCGACTTATTGGAGCTTCGGGGCAGGAGCCAATAGTTTTATTAAGGTACTTTATAAAAACATGTCGGAAGTAGATCAACAGATTGCCGAGGTGCTAAACGCAGTTTTTGGGAAGAACCCGGTAAATCCCCACCTCCTCATGGGTGACCGGGAGTCCGGCCGTAACTATATTTGTGAGAAGCCTTTTACTTTTCcctttgcattttttctttttgttgatatTGCGTGACGATTAACCGACCTTCCTCGTTTTCTCGCAGTGGATATGTCTGCCTCGGTGACAGGTCTTTCCGACTTGTTCCAAACTTTTCTCGGTGGTGGCGATGATGAGGAACGTGACGAGCAACCGGCCACCGAGGGACCTGATGCTCCGGAGACTAAAGACGTTCCTGAGCAAAAGGCTGCGACCGATGGGATTGGTACCTCGACTCAAGGTGCCGCGGTCGAGAGCGGCAAGGTCGTCCATGCCTCCCCCATCCACGAGGTAGTAGGAACTGGCGGTCCCGTTCCTGGCCCAGATGTTGAGGTGGAAGAGGTCCCCAAcccaaagaagagaaagaaggccTCCACGGCGTCATCTAGCCCTGAGGGCGTTCTTACCGTCATGGAGAGGAACTTTGACGCTGGTACATTCATCGATTCCGAGCTGCTCCCTGGTACCGAGGAATATTTCCACGAGTCATCCCTCGCCggacaggcgaggtggatgtatcgcacTCTCTTGTGTGGGGCCGTGATAGCCCGGAAGGCCGAGTTCGAGCTGTCCGGGATGGAGTCTCTCCGCCGGAGGTTGGAGGCTGCTGGGAAGGCCAATAACGAATTAAAAACAGAAGTGGAAACTCTCCGGGAGCAGGTGACTCAGTCTTCGGGAAAGTTGGATGCCGCCGAGAAGAAGGTCACCACTGCTGAGCAGAAAGCTGCCGCCGCTGAACAAAAGTTATCGGCCGCCGAGAAGAAACAAAAAGAGTCAGACGCAACGATTGAACGTTTGCTCGAGCGTGAGATGGCTCTGGAAGGACAGGTCGGCGCAGCGCAAAAGCGGGTGGCCGAAGTTGAAGAAGAAAAGCGGGCCGTGGAGGCCGAGCTGTCGACATGGAAGTCGAAGTATAAAGATGTCGTGAAGCAGGGTAAGGCTGCGATCTTGGGTACTGAGGAAGCCCTCAAAGCTCAAATTAAGATTGTTGCTCCTGAGTTCGACACGTCGGCAATCGGGGTCCGCAAGGTTATTCTTGATGGCAAGGTCGTCGATGTCCCTAAGAAGTGAATTTGTGTTTACAGCTTTCGTGTAGCCGCTTTGTTATGACTTGTAGACTATTTTAATTTTAGCCGTTTTTGGCTTGCGAACAGTTTAACGCTTTTGGTGTTTAGCCGTTTTATGTTGGCTTTTCATCAACGACCGTTTTATCGTTTGCTCGTGTTGTCGTTTCTTTTAACCGTTTTTTGGTTTATCGTCTTTGCTTATATCAATGGCTCATGGCCTTTTGCGTTGTCGTTATGATTGTGATTGACgggttcccggggtgatcagtcccaggGACGTATGTCGTCGTTGGACGTGGTGGTTTATCTGGAAAATTAAGTGACAAAATAGGAGAGAAAATTTGCACAAGTATATATTATTCGGTAACTGTGTAAAGGACAGATAAGTCGCTGTTCGAAAGATAAATTTGTGAGGTGACCACTTAGCTATCCTGGTCGGTTAGTCGGGTCTCCTCCTAGGAGTAGAATCTTTTTAGGTTGTCCGCATTCCATGTTCTCGGGACCTCCTTGCCATCGAGCCTTTCTAACTTGAAGGCTCCTTTTCCCATCACCTTCTTTACTCTGTAagggccttcccagtttgccgctAGCTTGCCTTCACCGGGGGTCGGCAGGCCGATATCGTTCCGTCTCAGGACGAGGTCGTCAGGTTCAAAGTCCCTCttgagcactttggtgttgtagcgcaGAGCTATTCTTTGTTTTAGCGCTGTTTCCGTCAAATGGGCCATCTCCCGGGCTTCATCTATCAGGTCTTTTTCTACAGTTTCCTCTACTCCTTTCAAAAGCAATCGCGGACTCGATtcaccgatctccacgggtattACTGCGTCCACCCCGTATGTTAGTCGGAAAGGGGTTTCCTTGGTGGAGGATTGCTCGGTTGTTCGATAAGACCAGAGGACCGATGCCAGCTCGTCGGCCCAGGTACCCTTTTTGTTGTCCAACCTCTTCTTTAGCCCTGAAAGGATAACTTTGTTGGCGGACTCCACTTGTCCGTTCGTCCGAGGGTGTTCCACCGAAGAGAACCTTTGCCTTATACCTAGGCCGTTGAGGAATTCTGTGAACTTTTTGTCAGCAAATTGTGTgccgttgtccgagatgacggCTTCTGGTATCCCGAACcgtgttatcacctgcctccacatgaattttCTGCAATTGGCCGAGGATATGCTGGCCAACGGTTCGGCTTCTATCCATTTGGTATAGTAATCGATTGCCACTATGAGATATTTGACCTGCCCGGGGCCGACGGGGAAGGGCCCTAAGAGGTCGATTCCCCACTGAGCGAACGGCCGGGAAGTCGTCAGCAAGCTCAACTCGTTTGCCGGTGCCTTGGCAAAGTTGGCGTTCTGTTGGCACTTTATGCATTTCTTGACAAACTCTTTGGAATCTGCCATCATCGATGGCCAGTAGTATCCAGCTCGGATCAacttccttgctagggctttcCCTCCGATGTGGTGCCCACAGCAGCCCTCGTGGACTTCCTTGAggacgtagtccgtttggtcggggtgtAGGCACTTCAGTAAGGGTTGGCTGAGTCCCTTTCTGAACAGCTGTCCTTGGATGACAGCGTACTTGGCCGCTTCCCTCCTTAATTTCAACGCATCCTTTTCGTCACCAGGGACTTGGCCGTGTTCTAGGTAGTCGGTGATGGGGTCTAGCCATGAAGGACTTAGGGTCGCTATGTGTAGTGTGATCGCGGGTTCCCTTGTCATGCCTTGGATGAGAGACCGGTTTCCCTCCCCtggcttggtgctggctaattttgatagAAGGTCTGCTCGTGTGTTCCTTTCCCTGGGTACATGCTGGATCGTGACCTCGTCGAacttttggctcaagcttttgaccttttccaagtacttctgcAACAAggggtccttggcttggtagctgccgTTCACTTGGGAAGTGACGACTTGGGAATCGCTGCATACTTCCAGTCTTTTTGCGCCGACCTCTGTTGCTAGGGTTAAGCCTCCAAtgagggcttcgtattctgcttgattgttcgAGATGGGAAACTCGAATCTGACCGACTGTTCGTATACGACCCCGTTTGGACTTTCTAGGATGATCCCGGCTCCTCCGTAggtctggttggaggctccgtccacatggagcttccaccgtgtgcctATGTCTTCGCCTGGATCTCCTGCTACTTCCACCAAAAAATCCGCCATGGCCTGCGCCTTGATGGCTTGCCGGGGCTCGTATCGTATGTCATATTGGGAGAGTTCGAtggaccaagtcatcattcttcccgccagGTCGGGTTTTTGGAGAACTTGCCTAATCCCTTGGTCTGTCCTGACGACCACTTGGTGACTCTGGAAGTATTGCTTCAACCTTCTCGAGGAAGTTAGGAGCGCTAGGGCTAGCTTTTCCAGCTTGCTGTATCTTAATTCTGCTCCTTGCAGAGCCCTGCTTATGAAGTAGACTGGCTGTTGGGTTTTCCCGTCCTCCCGTACTAGCACTGCGGCCAGGGCTTCGCTTGTTATGGCGAGATACAGGTATAGTGGTTCCCCGTCTCTTGGCTTCCCGAGAACGGGGGGTGCCGCCAAGATTTCCTTGAAGTGTCGAAAGGCTTCTTCGCACGCTGGTGTCCATTCGAACGCCATCCCTTTCTTCATGAGGTTAAAAAACGGCAGGGCCTTTGCCGCTGAGGCTCCGAGAAACCGAGAGAGTGATGTCAACCTTCCTGCCAACCTCTGGACGTCCTTGATACatcccgggctcttcatctgaAGTATTGCCTGGCACTTCTCCGGGTTAGCCTCTACCCCTCTTTGAGTtatcatgaatcccaggaacttGCCGGCTTCCATGGCAAAGGCGCATTTGAGGGGGTTCAGCCTCATGCCATGTTGACGGAGGGACGCAAATACGCTTGCCAGGTCGTTTAGGAGGTCATCAGGTCGTGTTGTCTTTGCCAGGATGTCGTCCACGTAAACTTCGACCGTTTTTCCTATGAGGTTGTGGAATAtcctgttcatcagcctttgatacgttgcccctgcatttttcaagccaaatggcattaccTTATAGCAGAACgttcctcctggcgttatgaacgccgttttgtcctcgtctggtcggtgcatcggtatctgattgtaaccagagtaggcatccatgaaactcagatacCGGTACCCCGCCGCAGCGTCGACGAGTGCATCTATGTTGGGGAGTGGGAAGCaatctttggggcatgctttgttaaggtcagagtagtccacgcacattctccacctACCATTGTGTTTTTTCACTAATACCACATTTGAGAGCCACGTCGAGTAGTCTACTTCCCGTATGAAACCTGCCTCTAGGAGGCCGGCCGTTTGCTTGGCTACCTCCTCTGCTCTTTCTGCCGACATCTTTCTTCTCCGTTGAGCCACTGGGCGTGCTTCCGGCTTGACGGCTAGGTGATGTGAGATGATTTgtggatctatgcctggcatgtcagcGGGCGTCCATGCGAACAGGTCTCTGTTTGCCCTTATCATTTCAATTAAAGGCTCCTTCAGCTCATGTGGGAGGTTCTTGTTAACGAATGTGAACTTCTCCCCTTCGTCCCCGATGCTAAATTTCTCCAGGTCCCCTTCTGGTTCCGGCCTCGGCTTGTCCTCTACTCTGGCATCAAGGTCGGCTAGAAATACGCCAGATGCTTCCTTGGACTTCTTTCTAAGGGAAAGGCTGGCGTTGTCACAAGCGACCGCCGTCTCGAGGTCTCCCCTTATGGTCCCTATGGATCCATCATCGGTGACAAACTTCATAACTAACAACTTGGTGTTGATTATGGCTTCAAAATCGTTGATTGGTTTTCTTCCCAAGATGATGTTGTAGACTGTGGAGTCTCGAAGGATTACGAATTCGGCCATCGCCGATCTTCGGCCTCGTATTTGTCCTACCGAGATCGGTAGGGGAATAACTCCGTCTggtttgatgaagtggtcgcctaaCCCGATGACCCCGTGCTGGTGGGTCGTTAAGTCGGCATCCTTTAACCCCAGTGCGTCgaacacgttgcggaacatgatgtttgaatcAGCTCCAGTGTCGACAAGGATCCgtttgacgaggccggttcccacCCTGGCCGTTATGACCATGGGTGGGTTTTCCGGGGCGTCGCTGAACCATTGGTCTTCTGGGCCGAAAGAAATGGATGGAGGTTTTTTGGTGTTTTGCACTGGTTGAGATGAGATCGCCAGAATCTTGGCGTCCTTCTTGTGTGCTGACCGGGACTTTGGTGCGGCGTTTTTGGCCGTTACCACGTTTATCACAGTGAGGCCATGGTCTCTATCTTCGGGCTCCTGTCGCCGCTTGGCCGAGCGTGTCTTGCCTTCCTCGTCCTGGTCGCGATAACGCCTTCTCGGCTCCCTGATGAGGTGGGAGAACGctgctagttttccttcccttatcGCC
The sequence above is drawn from the Arachis hypogaea cultivar Tifrunner chromosome 4, arahy.Tifrunner.gnm2.J5K5, whole genome shotgun sequence genome and encodes:
- the LOC140184217 gene encoding uncharacterized protein; protein product: MQELRHRVQNLERQLADRERDGWSTDPSYTPSPGGEEEESSHRSHSRRISASRTETEESPIPRRRNDTVIYSRGRQTRRTTRGHEDGEGKTERTRQPVIMGATPFHRSILEVRLPKHFDKPTDMRYDGTQDPLEHLTAFEARMNLEGVGDEVRCRAFPVTLAGPAIRWFNGLPQGSIYSFPDISRAFLAQFTTRIAKAKHPINLLGVTQRQGEPTRSLCLTNGLLNENFRKHLTTKPVWTMHEIQTVAKEYINDEEVSRVVAANKRQPGYGQARQSGGDGERTKEKAREEASNKAPRPFPRVGKFTNYTPLALPIVEVYQQIAEKGILPKPRPLKDRTGGNKNLYCDYHKGYGHQTQDCFDLKDALEQAIREGKLAAFSHLIREPRRRYRDQDEEGKTRSAKRRQEPEDRDHGLTVINVVTAKNAAPKSRSAHKKDAKILAISSQPVQNTKKPPSISFGPEDQWFSDAPENPPMVITARVGTGLVKRILVDTGADSNIMFRNVFDALGLKDADLTTHQHGVIGLGDHFIKPDGVIPLPISVGQIRGRRSAMAEFVILRDSTVYNIILGRKPINDFEAIINTKLLVMKFVTDDGSIGTIRGDLETAVACDNASLSLRKKSKEASGVFLADLDARVEDKPRPEPEGDLEKFSIGDEGEKFTFVNKNLPHELKEPLIEMIRANRDLFAWTPADMPGIDPQIISHHLAVKPEARPVAQRRRKMSAERAEEVAKQTAGLLEAGFIREVDYSTWLSNVVLVKKHNGKTVEVYVDDILAKTTRPDDLLNDLASVFASLRQHGMRLNPLKCAFAMEAGKFLGFMITQRGVEANPEKCQAILQMKSPGCIKDVQRLAGRLTSLSRFLGASAAKALPFFNLMKKGMAFEWTPACEEAFRHFKEILAAPPVLGKPRDGEPLYLYLAITSEALAAVLVREDGKTQQPVYFISRALQGAELRYSKLEKLALALLTSSRRLKQYFQSHQVVVRTDQGIRQVLQKPDLAGRMMTWSIELSQYDIRYEPRQAIKAQAMADFLVEVAGDPGEDIGTRWKLHVDGASNQTYGGAGIILESPNGVVYEQSVRFEFPISNNQAEYEALIGGLTLATEVGAKRLEVCSDSQVVTSQVNGSYQAKDPLLQKYLEKVKSLSQKFDEVTIQHVPRERNTRADLLSKLASTKPGEGNRSLIQGMTREPAITLHIATLSPSWLDPITDYLEHGQVPGDEKDALKLRREAAKYAVIQGQLFRKGLSQPLLKCLHPDQTDYVLKEVHEGCCGHHIGGKALARKLIRAGYYWPSMMADSKEFVKKCIKCQQNANFAKAPANELSLLTTSRPFAQWGIDLLGPFPVGPGQVKYLIVAIDYYTKWIEAEPLASISSANCRKFMWRQVITRFGIPEAVISDNGTQFADKKFTEFLNGLGIRQRFSSVEHPRTNGQVESANKVILSGLKKRLDNKKGTWADELASVLWSYRTTEQSSTKETPFRLTYGVDAVIPVEIGESSPRLLLKGVEETVEKDLIDEAREMAHLTETALKQRIALRYNTKVLKRDFEPDDLVLRRNDIGLPTPGEGKLAANWEGPYRVKKVMGKGAFKLERLDGKEVPRTWNADNLKRFYS